The Rhododendron vialii isolate Sample 1 chromosome 5a, ASM3025357v1 genome contains a region encoding:
- the LOC131325615 gene encoding protein SEMI-ROLLED LEAF 2 isoform X1 produces the protein MGFISRKIFPACGSMCVCCPAMRSSSRRPVKRYKKLLAEIFPKSSKAPPNERKIVKLCEYAAKNPFRIPKIAKYLEERCYKELRCEHIKFINIVSEAYNKLLCLCKEQMAYFAVSLLNVVNEMMDSHKKDAVRIIGCQTFTRFIYSQVDGTYTYNIENLVDKVCTLARESGEDHEKRCLRAASLQCLSAMVWYMAEFSHIFAKFDEIVHVTLDNYDPDPLGEDDDERGEPHHNWVDEVVRCEGRTVAAVGSEISSCTFLRPRAEKKDPSLLSREEIETPKVWAQICIQKMVELAKESITMRLVLDPMFIYFDTKRYWVPRHGLAIMVLSDMCYFVENPGNQQFILSTVIHHLDHKNVSHDPQVKSNVVQIANSLARQIRSEAVLTDSGFISDLCRHLRKSLQATVDSVGEEVLNLNISLQNTIEDCLLEIVKGIVDSRPMFDMMAITLEKLPSVKVVAKATIESLIILAHVVSLASVSSLSQQVFPEALFVQLVKIMLHHDVEVRAGAHQIFSALLVPCSNSQHGIGSKHPRRWHSDSASPFASIKSLLERLQREKDGTKVHKPVNNVQDNFKDREVTEEEWKQGRAPKNSSNFHKISSIIDKTTKTTSWAEAEPSILKFSEDQVAQLLSAFWVQANLPDNLPFNIEAIAHSYCLTLLSLRLKNPKNNVVVRFFQLPLSLRNILLDPNNGTWPPAYQRTVLILSTAMLTFAAKMYQILDLIDLVKSLVEYEVDPYLGISDDFQVYVKPWADVREFGSAADNKDAASLLHDLRNQVYETDKIVVDSLVQSLSGTTELEPDDLAKQLSEPFTPDDAFMFGPHSVVDLDDLQAIENSKETLSIDGDFTTNLMAEDDLRSESSVADLSRFIPHVAASPSMPHIISIGQLLESALEVAGQVAGTSISTSPLPYSAMARQCEALGTGTRQRLSSWLTYESHYSKTSEKLFPAISTDGHSEIKMVNNGGGAVQGGMLPMDPWLAMKLPPASPFDNFLRAARY, from the exons ATGGGATTTATTTCCCGGAAAATATTCCCGGCATGTGGGAGTATGTGTGTATGCTGCCCTGCTATGAGGTCAAGTTCGCGACGACCGGTCAAGCGTTACAAGAAACTGCTTGCTGAAATCTTCCCCAAATCCTCT AAGGCCCCTCCAAATGAGCGAAAAATTGTGAAGTTATGTGAATATGCTGCCAAAAACCCTTTTAGAATCCCAAAG ATTGCAAAGTATCTTGAAGAAAGGTGCTACAAAGAATTGCGTTGCGAGCACATCAAGTTCATCAATATTGTTTCAGAAGCTTACAACAAGTTGCTCTGTCTGTGTAAAGAGCAAAT GGCATATTTTGCAGTCAGTCTGCTGAATGTTGTCAATGAAATGATGGATAGTCATAAGAAAGATGCTGTGAGGATAATTGGATGCCAGACCTTTACTAGATTTATTTATAGCCAG GTAGATGGGACTTACACGTATAACATTGAAAATTTGGTTGACAAAGTTTGCACACTAGCTCGGGAGAGTGGAGAAGACCATGAAAAGCGCTGCTTGAGGGCAGCAAGTTTGCAGTGCCTATCAGCCATG GTATGGTACATGGCAGAATTTTCGCACATATTTGCAAAGTTTGATGAG ATTGTGCATGTCACTTTGGATAACTATGACCCGGATCCACTAggtgaagatgatgatgaaagAGGGGAGCCACATCATAATTGGGTTGATGAAGTGGTAAGATGTGAAGGTAGAACTGTTGCTGCTGTTGGTAGTGAAATCTCTAGCTGCACTTTCCTCAGGCCACGAGCAGAAAAGAAAGATCCTTCTCTTTTGAGCAG AGAGGAGATTGAGACACCAAAAGTTTGGGCACAAATATgtatccaaaaaatggttgaaCTGGCCAAAGAGAGTATAACAATGCGACTGGTCTTAGATCCGATGTTTATCTACTTTGATACCAAGCGGTACTGGGTTCCAAGGCATGGGTTGGCAATAATGGTTCTATCCGACATGTGCTACTTCGTGGAAAATCCAG GGAACCAGCAGTTTATTCTGAGTACTGTGATTCATCATTTGGACCACAAAAATGTGTCACATGATCCTCAAGTCAAATCTAACGTTGTCCAAATTGCTAATTCTTTGGCTCGGCAAATTAGATCTGAAGCTGTACTTACGGATTCTGGATTTATCAGTGATCTATGCCGACATTTGAGGAAAAGTCTTCAAGCAACTGTTGACTCTGTTGGAGAGGAAGTATTGAACTTGAATATCTCCCTCCAAAACACCATTGAAGATTGCTTACTAGAGATTGTTAAAGGG ATTGTTGATTCACGACCGATGTTTGACATGATGGCAATAACACTAGAGAAGCTTCCATCTGTTAAAGTTGTTGCTAAAGCAACTATTGAGTCATTGATCATTCTTGCTCATGTGGTTTCATTGGCATCTGTCTCTTCACTTTCGCAGCAG GTGTTTCCAGAGGCACTTTTTGTGCAACTTGTGAAGATAATGTTGCATCATGATGTTGAAGTACGTGCTGGAGCGCATCAAATATTTTCTGCTCTGCTTGTCCCATGTTCTAACTCACAACATGGCATTGGTAGTAAACATCCAAGGAGATGGCACTCAGATTCTGCATCTCCATTTGCTTCAATAAAATCACTACTTGAAAGGCTTCAGAGAGAGAAGGATGGCACTAAAGTACACAAGCCGGTGAATAATGTTCAAGATAATTTCAAGGACAGAGAAGTTACTGAGGAAGAATGGAAGCAGGGACGGGCTCCCAAGAATTCATctaattttcataaaataaGTTCTATCATTGACAAGACAACTAAAACAACCAGCTGGGCTGAGGCT GAACCATCAATTCTGAAATTTAGTGAGGACCAAGTAGCCCAGTTGTTGTCTGCCTTCTGGGTACAAGCTAATCTTCCAGACAATCTGCCTTTTAATATTGAAGCGATAGCTCACTCTTACTGCTTAACACTTCTTTCTTTACGCCTTAAG AACCCAAAAAACAACGTTGTGGTCCGGTTCTTTCAGCTTCCACTGTCACTAAGGAATATACTGTTGGATCCTAACAATG GTACATGGCCTCCAGCATACCAGAGAACGGTCCTCATCTTATCAACAGCAATGTTGACTTTTGCAGCTAAGATGTACCAGATTCTTGATTTAATTGATTTAGTCAAATCTCTAGTTGAATATGAG GTTGATCCCTATCTAGGCATCAGTGATGACTTCCAAGTATATGTGAAACCTTGGGCAGATGTGAGGGAATTTGGATCCGCAGCTGATAATAAAGACGCAGCATCATTACTACATGATCTGCGGAACCAAGTCTATGAAACTGACAAGATTGTTGTGGATAGTTTAGTTCAGAGTTTATCCGGCACTACTGAG CTGGAGCCAGATGACTTAGCAAAGCAACTTTCTGAACCATTCACACCTGACGATGCATTCATGTTTGGTCCACATTCGGTAGTCGATTTGGATGACCTTCAAGCGATCGAAAACTCCAAGGAAACTCTTTCCATCGACGGG GATTTTACGACAAACCTGATGGCTGAGGATGATCTGAGAAGTGAATCATCTGTTGCTGACCTCTCTCGCTTCATTCCCCACGTGGCCGCATCCCCTTCCATGCCTCACATCATTAGCATCGGACAGCTTCTGGAATCG GCGCTTGAGGTAGCTGGTCAAGTGGCTGGAACTTCTATTTCAACTTCACCCCTTCCATATAGCGCCATGGCCCGTCAATGTGAAGCTCTTGGCACTGGGACAAGACAGAGGCTCTCGAGTTGGTTGACCTATGAAAGTCATTACTCTAAAACATCTGAAAAACTGTTTCCAGCAATTTCTACGGATGGGCATTCAGAAATCAAGATG GTTAACAATGGAGGTGGAGCTGTCCAGGGAGGAATGCTGCCGATGGACCCTTGGTTGGCAATGAAGCTTCCTCCTGCTAGTCCATTTGACAACTTCCTCAGAGCAGCTAGGTATTAG
- the LOC131325615 gene encoding protein SEMI-ROLLED LEAF 2 isoform X2, translating to MGFISRKIFPACGSMCVCCPAMRSSSRRPVKRYKKLLAEIFPKSSAPPNERKIVKLCEYAAKNPFRIPKIAKYLEERCYKELRCEHIKFINIVSEAYNKLLCLCKEQMAYFAVSLLNVVNEMMDSHKKDAVRIIGCQTFTRFIYSQVDGTYTYNIENLVDKVCTLARESGEDHEKRCLRAASLQCLSAMVWYMAEFSHIFAKFDEIVHVTLDNYDPDPLGEDDDERGEPHHNWVDEVVRCEGRTVAAVGSEISSCTFLRPRAEKKDPSLLSREEIETPKVWAQICIQKMVELAKESITMRLVLDPMFIYFDTKRYWVPRHGLAIMVLSDMCYFVENPGNQQFILSTVIHHLDHKNVSHDPQVKSNVVQIANSLARQIRSEAVLTDSGFISDLCRHLRKSLQATVDSVGEEVLNLNISLQNTIEDCLLEIVKGIVDSRPMFDMMAITLEKLPSVKVVAKATIESLIILAHVVSLASVSSLSQQVFPEALFVQLVKIMLHHDVEVRAGAHQIFSALLVPCSNSQHGIGSKHPRRWHSDSASPFASIKSLLERLQREKDGTKVHKPVNNVQDNFKDREVTEEEWKQGRAPKNSSNFHKISSIIDKTTKTTSWAEAEPSILKFSEDQVAQLLSAFWVQANLPDNLPFNIEAIAHSYCLTLLSLRLKNPKNNVVVRFFQLPLSLRNILLDPNNGTWPPAYQRTVLILSTAMLTFAAKMYQILDLIDLVKSLVEYEVDPYLGISDDFQVYVKPWADVREFGSAADNKDAASLLHDLRNQVYETDKIVVDSLVQSLSGTTELEPDDLAKQLSEPFTPDDAFMFGPHSVVDLDDLQAIENSKETLSIDGDFTTNLMAEDDLRSESSVADLSRFIPHVAASPSMPHIISIGQLLESALEVAGQVAGTSISTSPLPYSAMARQCEALGTGTRQRLSSWLTYESHYSKTSEKLFPAISTDGHSEIKMVNNGGGAVQGGMLPMDPWLAMKLPPASPFDNFLRAARY from the exons ATGGGATTTATTTCCCGGAAAATATTCCCGGCATGTGGGAGTATGTGTGTATGCTGCCCTGCTATGAGGTCAAGTTCGCGACGACCGGTCAAGCGTTACAAGAAACTGCTTGCTGAAATCTTCCCCAAATCCTCT GCCCCTCCAAATGAGCGAAAAATTGTGAAGTTATGTGAATATGCTGCCAAAAACCCTTTTAGAATCCCAAAG ATTGCAAAGTATCTTGAAGAAAGGTGCTACAAAGAATTGCGTTGCGAGCACATCAAGTTCATCAATATTGTTTCAGAAGCTTACAACAAGTTGCTCTGTCTGTGTAAAGAGCAAAT GGCATATTTTGCAGTCAGTCTGCTGAATGTTGTCAATGAAATGATGGATAGTCATAAGAAAGATGCTGTGAGGATAATTGGATGCCAGACCTTTACTAGATTTATTTATAGCCAG GTAGATGGGACTTACACGTATAACATTGAAAATTTGGTTGACAAAGTTTGCACACTAGCTCGGGAGAGTGGAGAAGACCATGAAAAGCGCTGCTTGAGGGCAGCAAGTTTGCAGTGCCTATCAGCCATG GTATGGTACATGGCAGAATTTTCGCACATATTTGCAAAGTTTGATGAG ATTGTGCATGTCACTTTGGATAACTATGACCCGGATCCACTAggtgaagatgatgatgaaagAGGGGAGCCACATCATAATTGGGTTGATGAAGTGGTAAGATGTGAAGGTAGAACTGTTGCTGCTGTTGGTAGTGAAATCTCTAGCTGCACTTTCCTCAGGCCACGAGCAGAAAAGAAAGATCCTTCTCTTTTGAGCAG AGAGGAGATTGAGACACCAAAAGTTTGGGCACAAATATgtatccaaaaaatggttgaaCTGGCCAAAGAGAGTATAACAATGCGACTGGTCTTAGATCCGATGTTTATCTACTTTGATACCAAGCGGTACTGGGTTCCAAGGCATGGGTTGGCAATAATGGTTCTATCCGACATGTGCTACTTCGTGGAAAATCCAG GGAACCAGCAGTTTATTCTGAGTACTGTGATTCATCATTTGGACCACAAAAATGTGTCACATGATCCTCAAGTCAAATCTAACGTTGTCCAAATTGCTAATTCTTTGGCTCGGCAAATTAGATCTGAAGCTGTACTTACGGATTCTGGATTTATCAGTGATCTATGCCGACATTTGAGGAAAAGTCTTCAAGCAACTGTTGACTCTGTTGGAGAGGAAGTATTGAACTTGAATATCTCCCTCCAAAACACCATTGAAGATTGCTTACTAGAGATTGTTAAAGGG ATTGTTGATTCACGACCGATGTTTGACATGATGGCAATAACACTAGAGAAGCTTCCATCTGTTAAAGTTGTTGCTAAAGCAACTATTGAGTCATTGATCATTCTTGCTCATGTGGTTTCATTGGCATCTGTCTCTTCACTTTCGCAGCAG GTGTTTCCAGAGGCACTTTTTGTGCAACTTGTGAAGATAATGTTGCATCATGATGTTGAAGTACGTGCTGGAGCGCATCAAATATTTTCTGCTCTGCTTGTCCCATGTTCTAACTCACAACATGGCATTGGTAGTAAACATCCAAGGAGATGGCACTCAGATTCTGCATCTCCATTTGCTTCAATAAAATCACTACTTGAAAGGCTTCAGAGAGAGAAGGATGGCACTAAAGTACACAAGCCGGTGAATAATGTTCAAGATAATTTCAAGGACAGAGAAGTTACTGAGGAAGAATGGAAGCAGGGACGGGCTCCCAAGAATTCATctaattttcataaaataaGTTCTATCATTGACAAGACAACTAAAACAACCAGCTGGGCTGAGGCT GAACCATCAATTCTGAAATTTAGTGAGGACCAAGTAGCCCAGTTGTTGTCTGCCTTCTGGGTACAAGCTAATCTTCCAGACAATCTGCCTTTTAATATTGAAGCGATAGCTCACTCTTACTGCTTAACACTTCTTTCTTTACGCCTTAAG AACCCAAAAAACAACGTTGTGGTCCGGTTCTTTCAGCTTCCACTGTCACTAAGGAATATACTGTTGGATCCTAACAATG GTACATGGCCTCCAGCATACCAGAGAACGGTCCTCATCTTATCAACAGCAATGTTGACTTTTGCAGCTAAGATGTACCAGATTCTTGATTTAATTGATTTAGTCAAATCTCTAGTTGAATATGAG GTTGATCCCTATCTAGGCATCAGTGATGACTTCCAAGTATATGTGAAACCTTGGGCAGATGTGAGGGAATTTGGATCCGCAGCTGATAATAAAGACGCAGCATCATTACTACATGATCTGCGGAACCAAGTCTATGAAACTGACAAGATTGTTGTGGATAGTTTAGTTCAGAGTTTATCCGGCACTACTGAG CTGGAGCCAGATGACTTAGCAAAGCAACTTTCTGAACCATTCACACCTGACGATGCATTCATGTTTGGTCCACATTCGGTAGTCGATTTGGATGACCTTCAAGCGATCGAAAACTCCAAGGAAACTCTTTCCATCGACGGG GATTTTACGACAAACCTGATGGCTGAGGATGATCTGAGAAGTGAATCATCTGTTGCTGACCTCTCTCGCTTCATTCCCCACGTGGCCGCATCCCCTTCCATGCCTCACATCATTAGCATCGGACAGCTTCTGGAATCG GCGCTTGAGGTAGCTGGTCAAGTGGCTGGAACTTCTATTTCAACTTCACCCCTTCCATATAGCGCCATGGCCCGTCAATGTGAAGCTCTTGGCACTGGGACAAGACAGAGGCTCTCGAGTTGGTTGACCTATGAAAGTCATTACTCTAAAACATCTGAAAAACTGTTTCCAGCAATTTCTACGGATGGGCATTCAGAAATCAAGATG GTTAACAATGGAGGTGGAGCTGTCCAGGGAGGAATGCTGCCGATGGACCCTTGGTTGGCAATGAAGCTTCCTCCTGCTAGTCCATTTGACAACTTCCTCAGAGCAGCTAGGTATTAG
- the LOC131325615 gene encoding protein SEMI-ROLLED LEAF 2 isoform X3 codes for MMDSHKKDAVRIIGCQTFTRFIYSQVDGTYTYNIENLVDKVCTLARESGEDHEKRCLRAASLQCLSAMVWYMAEFSHIFAKFDEIVHVTLDNYDPDPLGEDDDERGEPHHNWVDEVVRCEGRTVAAVGSEISSCTFLRPRAEKKDPSLLSREEIETPKVWAQICIQKMVELAKESITMRLVLDPMFIYFDTKRYWVPRHGLAIMVLSDMCYFVENPGNQQFILSTVIHHLDHKNVSHDPQVKSNVVQIANSLARQIRSEAVLTDSGFISDLCRHLRKSLQATVDSVGEEVLNLNISLQNTIEDCLLEIVKGIVDSRPMFDMMAITLEKLPSVKVVAKATIESLIILAHVVSLASVSSLSQQVFPEALFVQLVKIMLHHDVEVRAGAHQIFSALLVPCSNSQHGIGSKHPRRWHSDSASPFASIKSLLERLQREKDGTKVHKPVNNVQDNFKDREVTEEEWKQGRAPKNSSNFHKISSIIDKTTKTTSWAEAEPSILKFSEDQVAQLLSAFWVQANLPDNLPFNIEAIAHSYCLTLLSLRLKNPKNNVVVRFFQLPLSLRNILLDPNNGTWPPAYQRTVLILSTAMLTFAAKMYQILDLIDLVKSLVEYEVDPYLGISDDFQVYVKPWADVREFGSAADNKDAASLLHDLRNQVYETDKIVVDSLVQSLSGTTELEPDDLAKQLSEPFTPDDAFMFGPHSVVDLDDLQAIENSKETLSIDGDFTTNLMAEDDLRSESSVADLSRFIPHVAASPSMPHIISIGQLLESALEVAGQVAGTSISTSPLPYSAMARQCEALGTGTRQRLSSWLTYESHYSKTSEKLFPAISTDGHSEIKMVNNGGGAVQGGMLPMDPWLAMKLPPASPFDNFLRAARY; via the exons ATGATGGATAGTCATAAGAAAGATGCTGTGAGGATAATTGGATGCCAGACCTTTACTAGATTTATTTATAGCCAG GTAGATGGGACTTACACGTATAACATTGAAAATTTGGTTGACAAAGTTTGCACACTAGCTCGGGAGAGTGGAGAAGACCATGAAAAGCGCTGCTTGAGGGCAGCAAGTTTGCAGTGCCTATCAGCCATG GTATGGTACATGGCAGAATTTTCGCACATATTTGCAAAGTTTGATGAG ATTGTGCATGTCACTTTGGATAACTATGACCCGGATCCACTAggtgaagatgatgatgaaagAGGGGAGCCACATCATAATTGGGTTGATGAAGTGGTAAGATGTGAAGGTAGAACTGTTGCTGCTGTTGGTAGTGAAATCTCTAGCTGCACTTTCCTCAGGCCACGAGCAGAAAAGAAAGATCCTTCTCTTTTGAGCAG AGAGGAGATTGAGACACCAAAAGTTTGGGCACAAATATgtatccaaaaaatggttgaaCTGGCCAAAGAGAGTATAACAATGCGACTGGTCTTAGATCCGATGTTTATCTACTTTGATACCAAGCGGTACTGGGTTCCAAGGCATGGGTTGGCAATAATGGTTCTATCCGACATGTGCTACTTCGTGGAAAATCCAG GGAACCAGCAGTTTATTCTGAGTACTGTGATTCATCATTTGGACCACAAAAATGTGTCACATGATCCTCAAGTCAAATCTAACGTTGTCCAAATTGCTAATTCTTTGGCTCGGCAAATTAGATCTGAAGCTGTACTTACGGATTCTGGATTTATCAGTGATCTATGCCGACATTTGAGGAAAAGTCTTCAAGCAACTGTTGACTCTGTTGGAGAGGAAGTATTGAACTTGAATATCTCCCTCCAAAACACCATTGAAGATTGCTTACTAGAGATTGTTAAAGGG ATTGTTGATTCACGACCGATGTTTGACATGATGGCAATAACACTAGAGAAGCTTCCATCTGTTAAAGTTGTTGCTAAAGCAACTATTGAGTCATTGATCATTCTTGCTCATGTGGTTTCATTGGCATCTGTCTCTTCACTTTCGCAGCAG GTGTTTCCAGAGGCACTTTTTGTGCAACTTGTGAAGATAATGTTGCATCATGATGTTGAAGTACGTGCTGGAGCGCATCAAATATTTTCTGCTCTGCTTGTCCCATGTTCTAACTCACAACATGGCATTGGTAGTAAACATCCAAGGAGATGGCACTCAGATTCTGCATCTCCATTTGCTTCAATAAAATCACTACTTGAAAGGCTTCAGAGAGAGAAGGATGGCACTAAAGTACACAAGCCGGTGAATAATGTTCAAGATAATTTCAAGGACAGAGAAGTTACTGAGGAAGAATGGAAGCAGGGACGGGCTCCCAAGAATTCATctaattttcataaaataaGTTCTATCATTGACAAGACAACTAAAACAACCAGCTGGGCTGAGGCT GAACCATCAATTCTGAAATTTAGTGAGGACCAAGTAGCCCAGTTGTTGTCTGCCTTCTGGGTACAAGCTAATCTTCCAGACAATCTGCCTTTTAATATTGAAGCGATAGCTCACTCTTACTGCTTAACACTTCTTTCTTTACGCCTTAAG AACCCAAAAAACAACGTTGTGGTCCGGTTCTTTCAGCTTCCACTGTCACTAAGGAATATACTGTTGGATCCTAACAATG GTACATGGCCTCCAGCATACCAGAGAACGGTCCTCATCTTATCAACAGCAATGTTGACTTTTGCAGCTAAGATGTACCAGATTCTTGATTTAATTGATTTAGTCAAATCTCTAGTTGAATATGAG GTTGATCCCTATCTAGGCATCAGTGATGACTTCCAAGTATATGTGAAACCTTGGGCAGATGTGAGGGAATTTGGATCCGCAGCTGATAATAAAGACGCAGCATCATTACTACATGATCTGCGGAACCAAGTCTATGAAACTGACAAGATTGTTGTGGATAGTTTAGTTCAGAGTTTATCCGGCACTACTGAG CTGGAGCCAGATGACTTAGCAAAGCAACTTTCTGAACCATTCACACCTGACGATGCATTCATGTTTGGTCCACATTCGGTAGTCGATTTGGATGACCTTCAAGCGATCGAAAACTCCAAGGAAACTCTTTCCATCGACGGG GATTTTACGACAAACCTGATGGCTGAGGATGATCTGAGAAGTGAATCATCTGTTGCTGACCTCTCTCGCTTCATTCCCCACGTGGCCGCATCCCCTTCCATGCCTCACATCATTAGCATCGGACAGCTTCTGGAATCG GCGCTTGAGGTAGCTGGTCAAGTGGCTGGAACTTCTATTTCAACTTCACCCCTTCCATATAGCGCCATGGCCCGTCAATGTGAAGCTCTTGGCACTGGGACAAGACAGAGGCTCTCGAGTTGGTTGACCTATGAAAGTCATTACTCTAAAACATCTGAAAAACTGTTTCCAGCAATTTCTACGGATGGGCATTCAGAAATCAAGATG GTTAACAATGGAGGTGGAGCTGTCCAGGGAGGAATGCTGCCGATGGACCCTTGGTTGGCAATGAAGCTTCCTCCTGCTAGTCCATTTGACAACTTCCTCAGAGCAGCTAGGTATTAG